In the Bdellovibrionales bacterium CG10_big_fil_rev_8_21_14_0_10_45_34 genome, TATCCAAAGAAAGTATGGTGTTAAAAAGGATGAAATCAAAACAGAGCTGGAGACTATGGTTGGAAATTTAGAAATTTCCAGCGAGGAAAAATCGACTGAAACATTGTCAGCGGGAGCGCAAGGTACCGAGGCAGACCGCAAAGAGAAGCTAGAGAAAGACAAACTGGAGAGGCAGAAGTTACATCGAATTCGACAGACTGATGTTGACATATTCTAACATGAAAATTAGGAAAGACCGCAACCCACCCCTGCTTCGAACTCACTGTTAAAGAGAGAAACACCGTTAAACTGTGTTAAAAAGAGAAGCTCTAGTAAAAAAAGAAAGACCGACCAACTCCATCCTTGCTCCGAACTCACTGTTAAAGGAGATATCCGGGAATAAAAGGTAACGAGATTGATCGGCCAACATTTTTCTTGTTTCTTGCGCAAGCGACATCACGGGTTCGTGCGTCTTTTGCTTACGCACTTATGAGTATAAGTGCGTATCCACTTATACTCATAAGTCGATTTTCACACCTGCGAGCCCTGCTAATTGACTGAGGCTGCTAGAGTTATCTTCGTTAAAAGGGTATGAGTATCTACCTTCTATAAAGAATCCAGTCTTGTCTGAGATTGCAAGGTTAAGCGTTGCGGCCAAGTCTGCTCCTAGGGTCACCGTGTCATCAGCCGGTGTATCAATGCTTGCCTGGAAGGGTCCTGCTTCGCCGGAAGTTCGAGTGTCGCCGACTCTGAATGATGCATAGGGGCCGACTCCTAATGAGAAAAAATCTGTTGCCCAAAACCGCGCGAGCACAGGCACATGTAAGCGCACAGTTTCTTGGACTACTCGAAAGCCATCTCTTCCCCAGTCATATTGCTTGTTTGTAAGAAGAGCTCCTGTTTCGATACCGAACCAATCCTGAATATTTGCCTCCACCAAAACGCCTCCTCCTAGTCCTACTTCGTCCCTGAATTGGCTACGCTCGATGTTTTGCACTTTATTGTTTACCATGGCTGCTATCGAGACAATGAGCGAGCCATCCCGGTCTCTTCGGTTTTCAATTTGTCGCTCTCGCACGCTTCGGCCGCTTTGAGCAAAGACTGCGCTCACTGCGAGTGTAATTGCGAAAATTGTAAGGAAAGAATTAATACATGATTTCATTTTGATACCTCGTTATGTTTGTTTAAAAACAAACTAGTTTGTAGTTTCATTACCGATAAAAAGTTCTAGCAGTTGAATACTTGCTCTCAAGCACATTGAAAGTTGTTTGGAATTCGGCTTTTTCGTCGACCCATTTATCAGCGCCTGTGCCTCTAAGTTCAGCAAGCTCCTCTCTTACTTCGCGAGCTGCCTCTTGAGCCTCAGTTGTGGCCTCCGTTGCGTCTGACGCGTCAACACCTGGTCTGACGGGTGAGGCTTTGAGTTGACTCAGATTTCGTTCAATATCCTGCAGGCGTGTTTGGGTTTTCTTTAAGTAGTCTGTCTTGGCTTCGTTCCAGTCAGGGTTCGTCATTCCAAGAGTCTCTTTCACCTCTTGATTTGCTTTAGCTCTGTCAAAGCTAGAGCATGAACACAAGAGAAGAGCGACAAATGCCGCAAATATCATTCTTGGTTTTATTACTTTCACAAAAATTCTCCTTTTTAAAAGTTTTTACTGTTCACGATTAACTTAGGGTAATCGCTTTGTTCGCTGCTGCGAAAAAAGATTTACGACAAGGCTAAGAGCCGAAAGTATGAGAAACACCACAAGTAGTGTTTTGCCAATTTCTGCAGATAAGCCTGCGAATCCAGTTGCTCCGAAGATGAGCGAGACAAGGGCTAGTACGAAAAAGATTATTGCTGCTCGTAACACGGGTAAACTCCTTTTAAATAGTTATTGGTTTCGTTGGTTTGACACAAAAAATTCAAAAAATACTCCTTTGTATTTGATACTAAGGCGTTCCAGTACCGAGAACGCGATCTAAGTAAAACTACACATGTTCGTTAACT is a window encoding:
- a CDS encoding DUF1328 domain-containing protein, which translates into the protein MLRAAIIFFVLALVSLIFGATGFAGLSAEIGKTLLVVFLILSALSLVVNLFSQQRTKRLP